A window of Nicotiana tabacum cultivar K326 chromosome 24, ASM71507v2, whole genome shotgun sequence contains these coding sequences:
- the LOC142178243 gene encoding secreted RxLR effector protein 161-like yields MESIPYSSIVGSLTYAQTCTRSDTSFAVGILERYQSNPGIDHEKAVKKVLRYLKRTKDYMLMYRRSKHLEVIGYSDSDFARCIDIRKSTFGYLFLLAERTISWKSAKQCVIATSTMEAEFMACFEATIHALLL; encoded by the coding sequence ATGGAATCAATTCCTTACTCTTCTATTGTTGGTAGTCTGACGTATGCTCAGACTTGCACAAGATCGGATACTAGTTTTGCAGTCGGAATACTAGAAAGATATCAGAGTAATCCAGGAATTGATCACGAGAAAGCTGTAAAGAAAGTCTTGAGGTACCTGAAAAGAACGAAGGATTACATGCTCATGTATAGGAGATCCAAGCATTTGGAAGTCATTGGATACTCGGATTCAGATTTCGCTAGATGTATTGACATTAGAAAGTCCACGTTTGGTTATTTGTTCCTATTAGCTGAAAGAACAATATCGTGGAAGAGTGCCAAACAGTGTGTCATTGCTACATCCACGATGGAAGCAGAATTTATGGCATGTTTTGAAGCCACAATTCATGCATTATTGTTGTGA